The following proteins are co-located in the Spirosoma montaniterrae genome:
- a CDS encoding hydroxypyruvate isomerase family protein, producing the protein MHRRSFVQNSLFAGATVLGGFTAPDATAMPKGSPFNVKFSPEFGIFKGLAPTDPVDEIRWGHEQGFRAWENTGLKFKSVAEQERISKTVQQLGMEFGQFVGTMTFKDITFAGRDASLRNAVLADIRASVDIAKRMNTKLIHNVLGVSDMRLPWDFQMANAIDLLKRIADIYEPHGLVMVMESMNHRVDHPNMFLHTIPQAYALAKAVGRPQVKVLFDFYHVQVQEGHLLATLDYAWDEIGYIQIGDTPGRNEPTSGEINYPNVMKHVYNKGYRGFVGMEHGLSKPGKAGAMAALQAYRAIDVA; encoded by the coding sequence ATGCACCGCCGTTCATTCGTTCAAAACAGTCTCTTCGCCGGGGCCACCGTTCTGGGTGGCTTCACCGCGCCCGACGCGACAGCCATGCCGAAAGGCTCCCCCTTCAACGTCAAATTCTCACCTGAGTTCGGAATTTTTAAAGGACTTGCCCCCACCGACCCCGTCGACGAAATCAGGTGGGGGCACGAGCAGGGTTTCCGGGCCTGGGAAAACACAGGTCTCAAATTTAAATCGGTGGCCGAACAGGAACGCATCAGCAAAACCGTGCAGCAGTTAGGCATGGAATTTGGGCAGTTCGTGGGTACGATGACCTTCAAGGACATCACATTTGCCGGGCGCGATGCAAGCCTCCGCAACGCCGTTCTGGCCGACATACGGGCATCGGTCGATATTGCCAAACGGATGAATACGAAGCTGATTCATAACGTGTTGGGCGTATCGGATATGCGATTGCCCTGGGATTTTCAGATGGCCAACGCCATTGATCTGCTCAAGCGCATTGCCGACATCTACGAACCGCACGGTCTTGTGATGGTCATGGAATCGATGAATCACCGAGTCGATCACCCCAATATGTTTTTGCATACCATTCCGCAGGCTTATGCCCTCGCCAAAGCCGTGGGTCGCCCGCAGGTAAAAGTATTGTTCGATTTCTACCACGTGCAGGTGCAGGAAGGCCATTTGTTAGCCACCCTCGACTATGCCTGGGACGAAATCGGATATATCCAGATAGGTGACACACCGGGTCGTAACGAACCAACCTCCGGCGAAATCAACTACCCGAACGTGATGAAGCACGTGTATAACAAAGGCTACCGAGGTTTTGTGGGCATGGAACATGGGCTAAGCAAGCCTGGAAAAGCGGGTGCAATGGCCGCGCTGCAAGCCTACCGGGCCATCGACGTAGCCTGA
- a CDS encoding FecR family protein: protein MPAYETYSLAELVTDDYFLESCQNPSAESEQFWTDWLVSHPQCRPMWEEAVYIIRTLAAGRRQYALVRLPENKVEELWQRIQTTAYADAAEHEQTRPLWPSGVWRLWPLAAAASIALLAGIGYWFISKPQEPLQADSLTKSIEQTTQPLQTYRNDGKTPKRYRLSDGSMVVLSPGSRLRLPARFGTGNRTVYLNGEGFFDVAHAAHQPFYVYANRLVTKVLGTRFRVSESRLSTVVSVLDGKVSVSPRAAGRRDPMVLLPNQAAVYENNREELTKTLVENPIVLRLPQQEQALHFDETPVREVFRRLETMYGITIVYDEVSASSCTLTATLSQQSLYTSLDLICEALNASYQVIDGQVVLSGVVCH, encoded by the coding sequence ATGCCCGCATACGAAACTTATTCTCTGGCCGAACTCGTTACGGACGATTACTTTCTGGAAAGCTGCCAGAACCCCTCCGCCGAGTCGGAACAGTTCTGGACCGACTGGCTGGTGAGTCATCCGCAGTGCCGCCCCATGTGGGAAGAAGCTGTCTATATTATTCGAACGCTGGCTGCCGGGCGAAGGCAATACGCGCTGGTGCGCCTGCCAGAGAATAAGGTTGAAGAACTCTGGCAACGTATTCAGACGACCGCTTACGCAGATGCTGCCGAACACGAGCAGACCCGACCGCTGTGGCCCTCCGGCGTATGGCGGCTGTGGCCGCTGGCAGCGGCAGCTTCGATAGCTCTGCTGGCAGGAATTGGTTACTGGTTTATCAGCAAGCCGCAGGAGCCACTACAGGCCGACAGCCTGACCAAATCCATTGAACAGACAACCCAGCCGCTCCAAACTTACCGAAACGACGGAAAGACCCCCAAACGCTACCGCCTGAGTGATGGGTCGATGGTGGTGCTCTCACCCGGTAGTCGTTTGCGATTACCGGCCCGCTTTGGCACCGGAAACCGAACGGTTTACCTGAACGGGGAAGGGTTCTTTGACGTGGCACACGCAGCCCACCAGCCTTTCTATGTATACGCCAACCGGTTGGTGACCAAAGTGTTAGGCACCCGCTTCCGGGTTTCGGAGAGTCGCCTGTCGACTGTTGTATCGGTGCTTGACGGAAAAGTGTCGGTGTCGCCACGGGCAGCCGGTCGTCGCGACCCGATGGTGCTCTTGCCGAATCAGGCAGCGGTTTATGAGAACAACCGCGAGGAGCTAACCAAAACGCTGGTAGAAAATCCTATTGTGCTTCGACTGCCCCAGCAGGAGCAGGCCCTTCATTTCGATGAAACACCCGTGCGGGAGGTGTTCCGTCGATTAGAAACAATGTACGGCATCACAATCGTGTACGACGAGGTATCGGCTTCGTCCTGTACGCTGACAGCTACTCTTTCGCAGCAATCACTCTATACCTCGCTCGATTTGATTTGTGAGGCTCTCAACGCCAGCTATCAGGTCATTGATGGGCAGGTTGTGCTTTCGGGCGTCGTCTGCCACTAA
- a CDS encoding RNA polymerase sigma factor: protein MPKGEYSGQPDECWIALKQGDSAAFEHIYRTHVHSLYRYGLSIWADEDAVLDAIHDVFTEVWHKRDRISYTDNVKFYLLKALKNRLIRLIDTAGRMQEISLSTLLIDPASLSTEQDEEALRQQTKVSDCLRELPPRQQEIVRLRFYENLSHQQIADLLNIQPQSAKNLLFRAIDTLRKAFCQTAASLLMLFFGSY from the coding sequence ATGCCAAAAGGCGAATACTCAGGTCAACCTGACGAATGCTGGATTGCCCTTAAACAGGGTGATTCGGCTGCTTTTGAGCATATCTACCGTACCCATGTTCATTCACTTTATCGATATGGCCTGAGTATTTGGGCCGACGAAGATGCCGTTCTGGATGCTATACACGATGTTTTTACGGAGGTGTGGCACAAACGCGACCGCATTTCTTATACCGACAATGTAAAATTCTACTTACTGAAGGCACTTAAAAACCGGCTCATTCGTCTGATTGACACGGCTGGCCGGATGCAGGAAATTTCTTTATCGACCTTACTCATTGACCCGGCCTCACTATCAACTGAACAGGATGAAGAAGCCTTACGGCAGCAGACGAAAGTGTCAGATTGTCTGCGCGAACTCCCTCCCCGTCAGCAGGAGATTGTCCGGCTTCGGTTCTACGAAAACCTTTCTCACCAACAAATTGCTGACCTGCTGAACATTCAGCCTCAATCGGCTAAAAATCTACTTTTCCGCGCCATCGATACGCTGCGCAAAGCCTTCTGTCAGACGGCAGCCAGTCTGCTGATGCTGTTTTTTGGGTCTTATTGA